In Candidatus Defluviilinea proxima, a single genomic region encodes these proteins:
- a CDS encoding Type 1 glutamine amidotransferase-like domain-containing protein — protein MNGLIAIVGSGEYLPVMEDVDRYLLDSLKLSGRKPRVVCLPTAAGQEGEASVGRWSNMGVEHFTKLGAEVKALHIIDRASADDPQWEPFLENADLIYFSGGDPGYLHYTMNGSRAWNAAGRAWERGAIYAGCSAGAMILAKRMPRFRLAQTQEGFGVVPAEFIMPHFDAIPAMFKPLMLALLGNLKAGERMIGVDEDTALVGKLGGEWKVMGQSKVHIFTRKKEQVYNNGDILSLD, from the coding sequence ATGAATGGTTTGATCGCTATCGTTGGTTCTGGTGAATATCTTCCCGTTATGGAAGATGTTGACCGGTACCTACTCGATAGCCTGAAATTGAGTGGACGTAAACCACGCGTGGTTTGTTTACCGACCGCGGCTGGACAGGAAGGCGAAGCTAGCGTTGGCCGCTGGTCAAATATGGGTGTTGAGCATTTCACCAAGCTGGGTGCAGAAGTCAAAGCCTTGCACATTATTGATCGCGCTTCGGCTGATGACCCGCAATGGGAACCTTTTCTTGAAAACGCCGACCTGATCTACTTCTCTGGCGGTGATCCAGGGTATTTGCACTACACCATGAATGGAAGCCGCGCATGGAATGCCGCAGGGCGTGCATGGGAACGAGGTGCCATCTACGCCGGTTGCTCCGCTGGCGCGATGATCCTTGCCAAGCGGATGCCTCGTTTTCGACTGGCGCAAACCCAGGAAGGATTCGGCGTCGTCCCGGCGGAATTCATCATGCCGCACTTTGATGCCATTCCTGCCATGTTTAAACCCCTGATGTTGGCCTTGCTGGGTAATCTCAAAGCAGGCGAGCGCATGATCGGCGTGGATGAAGATACGGCCCTCGTTGGCAAGCTTGGCGGTGAATGGAAAGTAATGGGCCAAAGTAAAGTGCACATCTTTACCCGCAAGAAAGAACAAGTGTATAACAACGGCGATATTCTTTCGCTTGATTAA
- a CDS encoding M42 family peptidase — MPSFGNTQLKLLEKLCNVVAVSGDEGEVRKIVLEEIKPYADEVKVDAMGNVLATKLGRGPKRVRVMVDAHMDEVGFFIVADDGEGIYRFETVGGMDVRYLVGKQVLVGKERTLGVIGGKPIHLMETGERKSEVPLDALRIDIGINGKAKIGDRAGFATKFQRMGPSIMAKSIDNRIGVATLIELLKHAPSNIDLCAAFSVQEEIGLRGAKVAAQYFQPDMAIAVDSTPANDLPLHDGSENMNYNTKLGLGPAIYIADGSTLHDPRLVRFLSEVGEAENIPYQLRQPGGGGTDSGAIQTVLAGVPTVSVSVPHRYTHSPVSIARVDDWKNTIQLLQTALKKITPSLIASR, encoded by the coding sequence ATGCCCTCTTTTGGAAATACACAACTAAAGTTACTTGAAAAACTTTGCAATGTCGTCGCGGTTTCTGGCGATGAAGGGGAAGTGCGTAAGATCGTCCTCGAAGAGATCAAGCCTTATGCAGACGAGGTCAAAGTGGATGCGATGGGCAACGTTCTGGCGACCAAGCTGGGGCGGGGTCCGAAGCGTGTGCGGGTGATGGTGGATGCGCACATGGACGAAGTCGGCTTTTTTATCGTGGCAGATGACGGCGAAGGGATCTATCGTTTTGAAACGGTGGGCGGTATGGACGTCCGCTATTTGGTGGGGAAACAGGTCTTGGTTGGCAAGGAACGGACGCTTGGCGTGATCGGTGGCAAGCCCATTCATTTGATGGAGACAGGCGAGCGAAAAAGCGAAGTGCCATTGGATGCCTTGCGTATTGATATTGGCATCAACGGCAAGGCAAAGATCGGTGACCGTGCTGGCTTTGCAACAAAGTTCCAACGCATGGGGCCGTCCATCATGGCAAAGTCCATTGATAATCGTATTGGTGTAGCCACGTTGATTGAATTATTGAAACATGCGCCATCAAATATTGATCTGTGTGCCGCATTTTCTGTGCAAGAAGAGATCGGCCTGCGTGGAGCAAAAGTGGCCGCGCAATATTTTCAACCTGATATGGCAATTGCAGTTGACTCGACACCTGCAAACGACCTGCCTTTACATGACGGCAGTGAGAACATGAACTACAACACCAAGCTTGGTCTTGGCCCCGCGATCTACATTGCGGACGGTTCGACTCTGCATGACCCGAGGCTGGTCCGTTTTCTAAGTGAAGTGGGCGAAGCTGAAAATATCCCGTACCAACTCCGCCAACCCGGTGGAGGTGGCACCGACTCAGGCGCGATCCAGACCGTGCTGGCTGGTGTGCCGACAGTATCGGTTTCTGTTCCACACCGTTATACCCATTCACCGGTCAGCATTGCGCGCGTGGATGATTGGAAGAATACCATCCAGTTGCTACAGACAGCTTTGAAGAAGATCACGCCGTCGCTTATCGCGAGTCGTTAA